A DNA window from Brassica napus cultivar Da-Ae chromosome C1, Da-Ae, whole genome shotgun sequence contains the following coding sequences:
- the LOC106406425 gene encoding gibberellin 2-beta-dioxygenase 8, with product MDPPFNDMYNTLFYKQITNTESNVLEVPFSFSVTAVVEEVELPVIDVSLLMDGAKNEREKCKEEIARASREWGFFQVINHGISMDVLEKMRQEQIRVFREPFDKKSTSDTFSAGSYRWGTPSATCLQQLSWSEAFHVPMTDISDKDFTSLSSAMERFTSESEALAHTLAEVLAEKLERKSNFFKENCVRNTCYVRMNRYPPCPKPSEVYGLMPHTDSDFLTILYQDQVGGLQLIKDNRWVAVKPNPRALIINIGDLFQAWSNGMYKSVEHRVMTNPTMERFSTAYFLCPSYDAVIECSGDCPSYRNFSFREFRQQVQDDVKKLGYKVGLPRFSNHLY from the exons ATGGATCCACCATTCAACGATATGTACAATACCCTGTTCTATAAACAGATCACAAACACAGAAAGCAATGTCCTCGAAGTGCCCTTTAGCTTCTCTGTCACGGCTGTCGTCGAAGAGGTGGAGCTTCCAGTTATTGACGTCAGTCTTCTGATGGATGGAGCCAAGAATGAGAGGGAGAAATGTAAGGAAGAGATTGCTAGAGCTTCGAGGGAGTGGGGATTTTTCCAAGTGATAAACCATGGAATATCAATGGATGTGTTGGAGAAGATGAGACAAGaacaaattagggtttttagagAACCCTTTGACAAGAAAAGCACGTCTGATACGTTCTCCGCCGGGAGTTACCGGTGGGGAACGCCGTCAGCCACTTGTCTCCAACAACTTTCATGGTCGGAAGCATTTCATGTTCCCATGACAGATATTTCTGACAAGGACTTCACTTCCCTCAG CTCAGCAATGGAAAGATTTACTTCGGAATCGGAGGCTCTAGCACATACGTTGGCAGAGGTTCTTGCAGAAAAATTAGAACGAAAATCAAATTTCTTCAAAGAAAACTGCGTGAGAAACACATGTTATGTGAGGATGAACCGTTATCCACCATGTCCGAAACCATCTGAGGTGTACGGTTTAATGCCACACACGGACAGTGATTTCCTCACAATCTTGTACCAAGACCAAGTCGGTGGACTTCAACTCATCAAAGACAATAGATGGGTCGCCGTTAAACCCAACCCTCGTGCTCTCATTATCAACATTGGTGACTTATTTCag GCATGGAGCAATGGCATGTACAAAAGTGTGGAACATCGTGTGATGACGAATCCAACGATGGAAAGATTCTCAACGGCGTATTTTCTATGTCCATCATACGACGCTGTTATAGAATGTTCCGGGGATTGTCCTTCTTATAGAAATTTCAGCTTCAGAGAATTCAGACAACAAGTTCAAGATGATGTTAAGAAGCTTGGTTATAAAGTGGGCCTCCCTAGGTTCAGTAATCATCTATACTAA